In Microcoleus sp. FACHB-672, one DNA window encodes the following:
- a CDS encoding glycoside hydrolase translates to MPHPLYIAFIWHQHQPLYKNRSNGQYRLPWVRLHGTKDYLDLVLLLERYPKLHQTVNLVPSLILQLEDYIDGTALDPYLTAALTPTEQLNTEQKQFIIEHFFDANHHTLIDPHPRYAELYHQRQDKGWPWCLDNWNAQDYSDLLAWHNLAWIDPLFWDDPEIAQWLEQGKNFTLSDRQRIYSKQRDILRRIVPQHRQMQQAGQLEVTTTPYTHPILPLLADTDAGRVAVPHMTLPQHRFQWEEDIPRHLQKAWDMYTDRFGQAPRGLWPSEQSVSPQILPYIAKQGFNWICSDEAVLGCTLKTFFHRDGVGNVCEPELLYRPYRLETPHGDLAIVFRDHRLSDLIGFTYSAMEPKRAAADLVGHLEAISRTLKYRQPGDGTALEQPWLVTIALDGENCWEFYQQDGKPFLEQLYQTLSDAPDLKLVTVSEFIEQFPPTEKLPTDRLHSGSWVDGNFTTWIGDPAKNRAWDLLTQARQVLANHPQATEENNPEAWEALYAAEGSDWFWWFGAGHSSNQDAIFDQLFREHLAAIYQALNEPIPPELMRAVEIHENQGDHRPQSFIHPVIDGVGDEQDWDKAGRLDIGGARGTMHRSSAVQRLWYGVDHLNFYLRLDFKSGTQPGKDCPSELNLLWYYPDRTMHNSRAPLADIPDEAPVNYGFHHHLGINLVTQTAWFQEAGEHHKWHPRAGRAQVALDKCLEIAIPWADLPMNPDWSLRLVLMLSDAGRFQDYVPENSLIPIEMP, encoded by the coding sequence ATGCCCCATCCCCTCTACATTGCGTTTATCTGGCATCAACATCAGCCGCTCTACAAAAATCGCAGCAACGGTCAATACCGGCTGCCTTGGGTACGGCTGCACGGGACAAAAGATTACCTGGATCTCGTATTATTGCTAGAGCGCTATCCCAAACTGCATCAAACGGTGAACCTTGTTCCCTCCTTGATTTTGCAGTTAGAGGATTACATCGACGGCACTGCACTCGACCCTTACCTGACAGCAGCGCTAACGCCAACGGAACAGCTCAACACCGAACAAAAGCAATTCATCATTGAGCATTTCTTTGACGCCAATCACCACACCTTAATTGATCCCCACCCCCGCTACGCCGAACTCTACCATCAACGACAAGACAAGGGCTGGCCGTGGTGCTTAGACAATTGGAACGCGCAAGATTATAGCGATTTGTTGGCTTGGCATAACTTAGCTTGGATTGATCCCCTGTTTTGGGATGATCCAGAAATCGCGCAGTGGTTAGAGCAAGGCAAGAACTTTACCTTAAGTGATCGGCAGCGAATTTATTCCAAACAGCGAGACATTCTCCGCCGCATCGTCCCGCAACACCGGCAGATGCAACAAGCTGGTCAGTTGGAGGTAACAACAACGCCCTACACCCACCCGATTTTACCCTTACTAGCGGATACAGATGCCGGTCGGGTGGCGGTGCCGCACATGACCTTACCGCAACACCGTTTCCAGTGGGAAGAAGATATTCCCCGGCACTTGCAGAAAGCTTGGGATATGTATACCGACCGCTTCGGTCAAGCGCCGCGCGGATTATGGCCCTCAGAGCAGTCTGTCAGTCCCCAAATTTTGCCCTATATTGCAAAGCAAGGGTTTAACTGGATTTGCTCGGATGAAGCGGTGCTCGGTTGTACCCTCAAAACCTTTTTCCACCGGGATGGTGTGGGGAATGTCTGCGAACCGGAGTTACTTTACCGGCCTTATCGCTTAGAAACGCCTCACGGGGATCTCGCCATTGTATTTAGAGATCACCGGCTTTCCGATTTGATCGGCTTTACTTATAGCGCGATGGAACCGAAACGGGCCGCAGCCGATTTGGTTGGCCATTTGGAAGCCATTTCACGAACCCTGAAATATCGACAACCGGGTGACGGCACAGCTTTAGAACAACCCTGGTTGGTGACAATTGCCTTAGATGGGGAAAATTGCTGGGAATTCTATCAGCAGGATGGGAAACCGTTCTTAGAACAGCTTTATCAAACCCTGAGTGATGCGCCGGATCTAAAACTGGTGACGGTTTCCGAGTTTATTGAGCAATTCCCGCCGACGGAAAAACTGCCGACAGATCGTCTGCATAGCGGTTCCTGGGTGGATGGCAACTTTACCACTTGGATCGGCGATCCCGCAAAAAATCGGGCTTGGGATTTACTGACACAAGCGCGGCAGGTACTCGCCAACCATCCACAGGCGACGGAAGAAAACAATCCAGAAGCCTGGGAAGCGCTGTATGCGGCGGAGGGTTCTGACTGGTTCTGGTGGTTTGGAGCCGGCCATTCCTCAAACCAAGATGCGATTTTTGACCAGCTGTTCCGCGAACATTTAGCGGCGATTTATCAAGCGTTGAATGAGCCGATTCCCCCTGAGTTGATGCGTGCAGTGGAGATCCACGAAAATCAGGGGGATCACCGGCCACAAAGCTTTATTCATCCTGTTATCGATGGGGTGGGGGATGAGCAAGATTGGGATAAGGCCGGCCGGCTCGATATTGGTGGCGCACGGGGAACGATGCACCGCAGTTCAGCGGTTCAGCGGCTGTGGTATGGGGTGGATCACTTAAATTTCTATCTGCGGCTAGATTTCAAAAGTGGCACGCAACCGGGCAAGGATTGTCCCTCAGAGCTGAATTTGCTGTGGTACTATCCGGATCGGACAATGCACAACAGTCGTGCGCCTCTGGCAGATATCCCCGATGAAGCGCCGGTGAATTATGGGTTTCACCATCATTTAGGGATTAATTTGGTAACGCAAACCGCTTGGTTTCAAGAAGCCGGTGAACACCATAAGTGGCATCCCCGTGCCGGTCGTGCTCAGGTGGCTCTAGATAAGTGTTTGGAAATCGCAATTCCGTGGGCCGATTTGCCAATGAATCCAGATTGGTCACTGCGATTGGTTTTAATGCTTTCCGATGCTGGTCGTTTTCAAGATTATGTGCCGGAGAATTCCTTAATTCCGATTGAGATGCCGTAG
- the lysS gene encoding lysine--tRNA ligase: protein MTRSEAEVRAQKVDELRAQGIEPYPSQSYQRSHTTQQVHDLFSQPGNELQNEETDPEERQLRVSGRITSKRDSGKICFIDLTDATGKIQLKIEKNEVTGNPGLSFDQIKKLLDVGDFAGAVGIGCRTKRGELSIQVKELDVLSKATIPFPDAYYGVNDPETCRRHREMDLAGNLESFNRFQLRSRIIQSIRAYLVDANFYEIETPILQAIYGGAAARPFITHHNALDVDLYLRIAPELFLKRAVCGGFERVFELGRVFRNEGVDSTHNPEFTGLEVYQAYADYFDILAVVEDVMCHAATVVFGEQTEIEYQGQTISLNRQYDYSDKYPGFAGKHWQVKTMVEAVKDETGLDFEVLDLPAAIKAAEERGLNLSKLEKQSLGYVLYAVFDKLVESTLIQPTFIIDFPVEVSPLAKGHRSKPGYVERFELFIAGTEYSNGFSELNDPKEQRKRFEEQLAQKNAGDDEAHPMDEDFIEALSLGMPNCAGMGIGVDRLVMLLTNTQSIRDVVMFPTMRPVKDS, encoded by the coding sequence ATGACTCGGAGTGAAGCGGAAGTTCGAGCGCAAAAAGTAGATGAACTGCGAGCGCAAGGGATAGAACCTTATCCCAGCCAATCTTATCAGCGGTCGCACACAACACAGCAAGTTCACGATTTATTTAGTCAGCCAGGAAACGAACTACAAAATGAAGAAACAGACCCCGAAGAACGCCAACTTCGGGTTTCAGGACGCATCACTTCAAAACGGGATAGTGGCAAAATTTGCTTTATCGACTTAACCGATGCCACCGGCAAGATTCAACTGAAGATCGAAAAGAACGAAGTTACTGGCAATCCCGGCTTATCTTTTGACCAAATTAAAAAACTGCTTGATGTCGGAGATTTCGCCGGCGCCGTTGGAATTGGCTGTCGTACCAAGCGGGGAGAACTTTCAATTCAGGTTAAAGAATTGGATGTTTTGTCAAAAGCAACCATCCCCTTTCCTGATGCTTATTACGGTGTAAATGACCCGGAAACGTGCCGCCGGCATCGGGAAATGGATCTCGCCGGCAACTTAGAATCTTTCAACCGCTTTCAACTCCGCAGCCGCATCATTCAAAGCATTCGCGCTTACTTAGTTGACGCTAATTTCTATGAAATTGAAACTCCAATTTTGCAAGCGATTTATGGCGGCGCAGCGGCTAGACCTTTCATCACCCATCATAACGCCCTAGATGTGGATTTATATCTACGAATTGCCCCAGAATTGTTTTTAAAAAGGGCAGTTTGTGGCGGATTTGAGCGGGTTTTTGAATTGGGTAGAGTGTTTAGAAACGAAGGCGTTGACAGCACACATAATCCTGAATTTACAGGATTGGAAGTTTATCAGGCTTATGCAGATTACTTCGATATTTTAGCAGTGGTAGAAGATGTCATGTGTCATGCTGCTACGGTTGTTTTTGGTGAGCAAACAGAAATTGAATATCAGGGACAAACGATTAGCTTAAACCGGCAATACGATTACAGTGACAAATATCCGGGGTTTGCCGGCAAGCATTGGCAAGTCAAAACAATGGTTGAAGCGGTTAAGGATGAAACCGGCTTAGATTTTGAGGTTTTAGATTTACCCGCAGCCATCAAAGCAGCGGAAGAACGCGGACTTAACCTTTCTAAGTTAGAGAAACAAAGCTTAGGTTATGTTCTCTATGCCGTCTTTGATAAGCTAGTTGAATCAACATTAATTCAGCCAACGTTTATCATCGATTTCCCCGTAGAAGTCAGTCCCCTGGCGAAGGGACATCGCAGCAAACCGGGTTATGTTGAGCGGTTTGAATTATTTATCGCCGGCACTGAATATTCCAATGGATTTTCAGAGTTGAACGATCCGAAAGAGCAAAGAAAGCGATTTGAAGAACAACTCGCGCAAAAGAATGCCGGTGATGATGAAGCGCATCCAATGGATGAAGATTTTATCGAAGCTTTATCTTTAGGAATGCCGAATTGTGCCGGCATGGGAATTGGAGTTGATCGCCTTGTGATGCTGTTAACAAATACGCAAAGTATCCGAGATGTCGTGATGTTCCCCACCATGAGACCTGTGAAGGATTCTTAG